The Bryobacteraceae bacterium genome includes a window with the following:
- a CDS encoding two-component sensor histidine kinase: MLRGAEGTQAGRAGKPALGLRTRLTLSYVLLFAIVMASIGFTFHQALVVIVHQQTERLLDGEWSALKGFLRSRDADLVWAYDPEHPEEAFTVERLRRVFLLARPDGEIVEMSNGYASLGRESEETIRSVLQSGQTVTVTRRDARGEVYRVRMGPYGGAGRTYFAAIGMRASDTERIPARMLGVYAISAPVMLLAIGILGWYAAGRALSPLQRVVEAAQKVSGGNLSLRIERLGTNDELDELIATFNGMMERLEANFEQMKRFSMDASHELRTPLTAIRGQLEVAQLTAKTAEDFRRAVATALEDVERLGRIVQSLLQLAQAEAGQIRLNFEPELLAEVAARQMARFQPLADAKRLKLELEAEDGCLTMVDRLQMERLLDNLLSNAVKYTQEGGRVTVRVKRGKGETVLEVADNGPGIAAQHLPHIFDKFYRVREGEKTAGRGVGLGLAFVEWIARAHGGRVSVESEPGKGSTFRVSLPAPPVSSEPRRHG; this comes from the coding sequence ATGCTGCGAGGGGCCGAAGGAACGCAGGCGGGGAGGGCCGGCAAGCCGGCGCTGGGCCTGCGCACGCGGCTCACGCTGAGCTACGTGCTGCTGTTCGCCATCGTGATGGCGTCGATCGGGTTCACGTTCCATCAGGCGCTGGTCGTGATCGTGCATCAGCAGACGGAGCGCCTGCTGGACGGGGAGTGGAGCGCGCTGAAGGGATTTCTCCGGAGCCGGGACGCGGACCTGGTGTGGGCGTACGATCCGGAGCATCCGGAAGAGGCCTTCACGGTGGAACGGCTGAGGCGGGTGTTCCTGCTGGCGAGACCGGACGGCGAAATCGTGGAGATGTCGAACGGGTATGCGTCGCTCGGGCGGGAATCGGAAGAGACGATCCGGTCGGTGCTGCAGTCCGGGCAGACGGTGACGGTGACGCGGCGGGACGCGCGCGGCGAGGTCTACAGGGTGCGGATGGGGCCCTATGGCGGGGCGGGGCGAACATATTTCGCCGCCATCGGGATGAGGGCAAGCGACACGGAGCGGATTCCGGCGCGGATGCTGGGGGTATACGCGATCAGCGCTCCGGTGATGCTGCTGGCGATCGGGATTCTGGGCTGGTATGCGGCGGGAAGGGCGCTTTCGCCGCTGCAGCGCGTGGTGGAAGCGGCGCAGAAGGTGTCGGGAGGCAACCTGAGCCTGCGGATCGAGCGGCTGGGCACGAACGACGAGCTCGACGAGCTGATTGCGACGTTCAACGGGATGATGGAGCGGCTGGAGGCGAATTTCGAGCAGATGAAGCGGTTTTCGATGGACGCCTCCCACGAGCTGCGCACGCCGCTGACGGCGATCCGCGGGCAGCTTGAAGTGGCGCAGCTGACGGCGAAGACGGCGGAAGATTTCCGGCGGGCGGTGGCGACGGCGCTGGAAGACGTGGAGCGGCTGGGGCGGATCGTGCAGTCGCTGCTGCAGCTGGCGCAGGCGGAGGCGGGACAGATCCGGCTGAACTTCGAGCCGGAGCTGCTGGCGGAAGTGGCCGCGCGGCAGATGGCACGGTTCCAGCCGCTGGCGGACGCCAAGCGCCTGAAGCTCGAGCTCGAAGCCGAAGACGGCTGTCTGACGATGGTGGACCGGCTGCAGATGGAGCGTCTGCTGGACAACCTGCTGTCGAACGCGGTGAAGTATACGCAGGAAGGCGGGCGCGTGACGGTGCGGGTGAAGCGCGGGAAAGGCGAGACCGTCCTGGAAGTGGCCGATAACGGCCCGGGCATCGCGGCGCAGCATCTGCCGCACATTTTCGACAAGTTCTACCGCGTGCGGGAGGGCGAGAAGACCGCGGGGAGGGGCGTGGGGCTGGGGCTGGCTTTTGTGGAATGGATCGCCCGCGCGCACGGCGG
- the czcR gene encoding DNA-binding response regulator, which yields MRILVIEDEERIADFIQRGLQGAGYEVDTAGDGQTGLEKMHELDYDLLILDLMLPDIDGLTVLEKTRNRKVSPPVLILSARSEVEDRVRGLELGADDYLVKPFAFEELLARVKALLRRGQPVPERLVAGDLVVDCLRRKVTRAGRPIELAPKEFSILEYLVRNQGKPLTRTMIVEHVWDMEYDGLTNIVDVYIRHLRAKIDDPFPVKVIRTVRGTGYMLEANEAAAAQGGTPE from the coding sequence ATGAGAATTCTGGTCATCGAAGACGAAGAGCGGATCGCAGACTTCATCCAGCGGGGGCTGCAGGGCGCCGGCTATGAAGTGGACACGGCGGGCGACGGCCAGACGGGGCTCGAGAAGATGCACGAGCTCGACTACGACCTGCTGATTCTCGACCTGATGCTGCCGGACATCGACGGGCTGACGGTGCTCGAGAAGACGCGCAACCGGAAGGTGAGCCCGCCGGTGCTGATCCTGAGCGCCCGGAGCGAAGTGGAAGACCGGGTGCGCGGGCTGGAGCTGGGCGCGGACGACTATCTGGTGAAGCCGTTCGCGTTCGAAGAGCTGCTGGCGCGGGTGAAGGCGCTGCTGCGGCGCGGGCAGCCGGTGCCCGAGAGGCTGGTGGCCGGGGATCTGGTGGTGGACTGCCTGCGGAGAAAGGTGACGCGGGCGGGCAGACCGATCGAGCTCGCGCCCAAGGAGTTCAGCATTCTCGAGTATCTGGTGCGGAACCAGGGCAAGCCGCTGACGCGCACGATGATCGTCGAGCACGTCTGGGACATGGAATACGACGGGCTGACCAACATCGTCGACGTTTACATCCGCCACCTGCGGGCGAAGATCGACGACCCGTTTCCGGTGAAAGTGATCCGGACGGTGCGCGGCACGGGCTACATGCTGGAGGCGAACGAAGCCGCCGCGGCGCAGGGCGGAACGCCGGAGTAG